Proteins from a single region of Paraflavitalea devenefica:
- a CDS encoding ABC transporter permease, translating to MFKNYLKIAFRNLMRNKTFSFINIFGLGLSMSVCLLVIIRVKDQLSYDKFHPHADQLYRIITDVTNREGRDFTLASTPLPLADKLTTDFDLVESFTRIYPWNGNANSGVKELSVRQAFVDNHFFQLFGFTLRSGDTRTALTAPNSIVLSAATAEKFFGQADAMGQVISLANLGDFRVTGVLDKPAGKSHLEKDAYMSMSSVPQLEKTGKLAANLQGWNNGTSAYTYLLLKPQARKQQLSQAVSTIADGLVKHSKLVGKENFSFTVQPFNKIILSEEMGFPLGNTGSRGKVLAEIVIAFIILLSACFNYTNLSVARSLKRGKEVGIRKVSGAVRTQVFVQFIIESLITAFLALLLGWIMLHIITGQAFSRDMISADDLTPDASTFLWFFGFSLFAGLLAGVLPAWALSAFKPVEVLKNLSTVKLFLGNNFRKSLIVTQFSLSLIAAVFTLTFFRQFDYMANADPGFRKDHIITIPVTAAGQPVLKHELEQLSGVTSVAAISTIPGKDATGATRVRPRPGTDPISMDYYYADAAIINTMNLTLVAGNSFPVAPDSVQTEQYVILNELALQPLHITSPQQAIGKAIWIDDSVQVQIAGVIKNFSHRGLDIPYIPLVIRNKPSAFHYLVVSTATSLPATFLKTVEGAWKKQYPYQPFEGRWLQEEWKNRYSATGTVGMLGFLTFITITIASLGLLGMVMYTTETRRKEIGIRKVMGASVAAVMTLLSRNFGKLLLIAGCIALPIGYLLSFFFLNIFANRISIGVDILLISFMGMLGIALLTMIIQIYRVAVANPVESLRSE from the coding sequence TTGTTTAAGAACTATCTCAAAATAGCGTTCCGGAATCTGATGAGGAATAAGACCTTTTCCTTCATCAACATCTTTGGCCTGGGCCTCAGCATGAGCGTATGCCTGCTGGTGATCATTCGTGTGAAAGACCAGTTGAGCTACGACAAATTTCATCCCCATGCCGACCAGCTATACCGCATTATTACCGATGTGACCAATAGAGAAGGCAGGGATTTTACATTGGCCAGTACGCCCCTGCCGCTGGCGGATAAATTGACTACCGACTTTGATCTCGTAGAAAGTTTCACCCGCATTTATCCCTGGAATGGTAATGCCAATAGTGGTGTTAAAGAACTGTCCGTACGCCAGGCATTTGTAGACAACCATTTCTTCCAACTGTTTGGTTTTACCCTCCGGTCGGGCGATACCCGTACAGCCTTAACAGCGCCCAATAGCATTGTATTGAGCGCAGCCACCGCAGAAAAGTTCTTTGGACAGGCAGATGCCATGGGACAGGTAATCTCGCTGGCCAACCTGGGCGATTTCCGGGTGACCGGTGTGCTGGATAAACCTGCCGGCAAATCGCACCTGGAGAAAGACGCCTATATGTCTATGAGTTCTGTACCGCAGCTTGAAAAAACGGGGAAACTGGCAGCCAACCTGCAGGGATGGAATAATGGCACCAGCGCCTATACTTACTTACTGCTGAAACCACAGGCCCGGAAACAACAACTGAGCCAGGCAGTAAGCACCATTGCCGACGGCCTGGTAAAGCACTCAAAGCTGGTAGGAAAAGAAAACTTCTCCTTTACCGTACAACCCTTCAATAAAATAATATTAAGCGAAGAAATGGGCTTTCCGCTGGGCAATACCGGTTCACGCGGCAAAGTACTGGCCGAAATAGTCATCGCCTTTATCATCCTGTTATCGGCCTGCTTTAACTATACCAACCTGTCTGTAGCCCGCTCATTGAAAAGAGGCAAGGAAGTAGGCATTCGCAAAGTATCGGGCGCGGTACGGACACAGGTATTTGTGCAGTTTATTATTGAATCGCTCATCACTGCATTTCTGGCACTGTTGCTGGGCTGGATTATGCTGCATATCATAACCGGTCAGGCATTCAGCCGGGATATGATATCGGCCGACGATCTTACACCGGATGCCTCCACTTTCTTATGGTTCTTCGGCTTTAGCCTCTTTGCCGGCTTGCTGGCAGGCGTATTACCGGCCTGGGCCTTATCCGCTTTCAAACCGGTAGAAGTATTAAAGAACCTCTCTACCGTAAAATTATTCCTGGGAAATAATTTCAGGAAGAGCCTGATTGTAACACAATTCTCGCTATCATTGATAGCGGCCGTGTTTACGCTTACCTTCTTCCGTCAGTTTGATTATATGGCCAATGCTGATCCCGGATTCAGAAAGGACCATATCATCACCATTCCTGTAACGGCAGCCGGTCAGCCCGTACTGAAGCATGAACTGGAACAACTGAGCGGCGTTACCAGTGTGGCAGCCATCTCTACCATTCCCGGTAAAGATGCTACCGGCGCTACCAGGGTAAGGCCGCGCCCCGGAACAGACCCCATCAGCATGGACTATTATTATGCAGATGCCGCCATTATCAATACCATGAACCTCACCCTGGTGGCAGGCAACAGTTTTCCCGTTGCGCCAGACAGCGTGCAGACCGAACAATATGTGATCCTGAATGAACTGGCCCTGCAGCCACTGCATATCACTTCGCCGCAGCAGGCTATTGGTAAAGCCATCTGGATCGACGACAGCGTACAGGTACAGATAGCCGGTGTGATCAAAAACTTTTCCCATCGCGGGCTGGATATTCCGTACATTCCACTGGTGATACGTAACAAACCATCTGCCTTCCATTACCTGGTGGTAAGCACTGCTACTTCCCTGCCGGCTACTTTCCTGAAAACAGTAGAAGGTGCCTGGAAAAAGCAATATCCCTACCAACCTTTTGAAGGCCGCTGGCTGCAGGAAGAATGGAAGAACCGGTACAGCGCCACCGGTACCGTGGGCATGCTGGGCTTCCTCACGTTCATTACCATCACCATTGCCTCGCTGGGCCTGCTGGGTATGGTAATGTATACCACAGAAACGCGCCGCAAGGAAATTGGCATCCGGAAAGTAATGGGGGCCAGTGTAGCAGCAGTGATGACCTTATTAAGCAGGAATTTTGGGAAGCTGTTGCTGATTGCGGGCTGTATAGCCTTACCCATCGGGTACCTGTTAAGTTTCTTTTTTTTAAACATATTTGCAAACCGTATTTCCATCGGCGTGGATATCCTGCTGATCAGCTTTATGGGTATGTTAGGAATAGCCCTGCTCACCATGATCATCCAGATATACCGGGTAGCAGTAGCCAATCCGGTGGAAAGCCTGCGAAGCGAATAA
- a CDS encoding ABC transporter ATP-binding protein produces the protein MLELKHISKWVTIGGKPTFLLKDINLTVKAGEFVSIMGPSGSGKSTLLHIIGMLDDANEGEYYFNGEAVHSMKEKQRSQLYKRHIGFVFQAYHLIDELTVYENIETPLIYQDIKASERKAMVADILDRFQIVGKKDLFPTQLSGGQQQLVGIARALIAKPQLLLADEPTGNLNSKQGEDIMDLFKQLNNEGVTIIQVTHSEKNAGYGTHIINLLDGRIDN, from the coding sequence ATGTTAGAGCTAAAGCACATCTCCAAATGGGTTACGATAGGCGGCAAACCTACTTTCCTGTTAAAAGATATTAATCTCACGGTTAAGGCAGGTGAATTCGTATCCATCATGGGGCCTTCCGGTTCCGGTAAATCCACCCTGTTGCACATCATCGGCATGCTGGACGATGCCAATGAAGGCGAATATTATTTTAACGGGGAGGCAGTGCACAGCATGAAAGAGAAACAGCGCTCCCAGTTATACAAAAGACATATCGGCTTTGTATTCCAGGCTTATCACCTCATTGATGAGCTCACCGTATATGAGAATATTGAGACCCCGCTCATTTACCAGGATATCAAGGCTTCTGAACGTAAGGCAATGGTAGCCGATATACTGGACCGTTTCCAGATAGTAGGCAAGAAAGATCTCTTCCCTACCCAGCTTTCCGGCGGACAACAGCAACTGGTAGGTATTGCCCGCGCCCTGATTGCCAAACCACAGTTACTGCTGGCCGATGAGCCTACCGGTAACCTCAATTCCAAACAGGGGGAAGATATCATGGACCTGTTCAAACAACTGAACAATGAAGGCGTGACCATTATACAGGTAACCCACTCGGAAAAGAATGCAGGCTATGGCACGCATATTATTAACCTGCTGGATGGAAGGATTGACAACTAA
- a CDS encoding TolC family protein, translating to MKPGKAMLTCYAVALMSLNSLAQTTPITLKQCVETAIANNIDVKQRDLQMQRSAVGWKQGKANLLPSLNGSVNHNLNQGRSIDPTTNSYVNQSYTSATYSLNADLTLFNGLRLINNLKARQYDYEASRLELQQQKDNLTLDVILAYLEILTNIDLLEQAKKQESVSRQQVERLEIMHKEGAIKPSDLYDLKGQLADNKLAIINSGNNLNAAKLRLAQLMNVPYNDALQVERLTAEQFAMDYQATPDSIYQVATEQLALVKAANLRQKSAEKDVKAARGALFPTIGIGGGIDTRFSSTGVDTSGGKVSYYDQLSNNYSTGVGIGVSIPILNGLQRRNQVALAKIDQKQAEYTAQTTQIQLKQNIERDHFNMEASLNKYQALVDQVGSYTENFRIAEVRFNEGASTSVEYLLAKNNLDRSNTNLIIQRYDYVLRTKILDYYQGKMMW from the coding sequence ATGAAACCAGGTAAAGCCATGTTGACCTGTTATGCGGTAGCATTGATGTCGCTGAACAGTCTTGCGCAAACTACGCCCATAACACTGAAGCAGTGTGTAGAAACGGCTATTGCCAATAATATAGATGTGAAACAGCGCGACCTGCAGATGCAGCGTTCAGCCGTAGGCTGGAAGCAGGGCAAAGCCAACCTGTTGCCTTCCCTTAATGGCAGCGTGAACCACAACCTCAACCAGGGACGTAGTATTGATCCTACTACCAACAGTTATGTGAACCAGAGTTATACTTCTGCTACTTATAGCCTAAATGCCGACCTCACCCTGTTCAACGGCCTTCGCCTGATCAATAATTTAAAAGCAAGGCAATATGACTATGAAGCCAGCCGCCTGGAACTGCAACAGCAGAAAGATAACCTGACGCTGGATGTAATATTGGCCTACCTGGAGATACTGACCAATATAGACCTGCTGGAGCAGGCAAAAAAGCAGGAGTCGGTAAGCCGGCAACAGGTGGAGCGGCTGGAAATAATGCATAAAGAAGGCGCTATCAAACCATCGGACCTGTATGACCTGAAAGGACAACTGGCCGATAATAAACTGGCCATCATCAACAGCGGGAATAACCTGAATGCCGCCAAGCTCAGGCTGGCTCAATTGATGAATGTGCCCTATAATGACGCGCTGCAGGTGGAAAGACTGACAGCCGAACAGTTTGCCATGGATTATCAGGCTACTCCAGACAGCATATACCAGGTAGCTACGGAACAACTGGCACTGGTAAAAGCAGCCAACCTGCGGCAAAAAAGCGCCGAAAAAGATGTGAAAGCAGCCCGGGGCGCCTTATTCCCCACCATCGGCATCGGCGGTGGCATAGATACCCGCTTTTCCAGTACCGGTGTAGATACTTCGGGCGGCAAGGTATCCTATTACGACCAGCTTAGTAATAACTACAGCACTGGTGTAGGTATTGGTGTTAGTATTCCCATCCTGAACGGCTTGCAAAGGAGGAACCAGGTAGCGCTGGCTAAGATTGATCAAAAGCAGGCTGAATACACTGCCCAAACCACGCAGATACAGTTAAAACAGAACATTGAGCGGGACCATTTCAATATGGAAGCCTCCCTCAACAAGTACCAGGCACTGGTAGACCAGGTAGGTTCGTATACAGAAAATTTCCGGATAGCTGAAGTACGGTTCAATGAAGGCGCTTCTACTTCCGTAGAATACCTGCTTGCTAAAAACAACCTCGACAGGTCCAATACCAATTTAATTATTCAGCGGTATGATTATGTACTGCGTACAAAGATCCTGGACTATTACCAGGGAAAAATGATGTGGTAA
- a CDS encoding T9SS type A sorting domain-containing protein, which produces MYPLLRKMLWGCLVLLIKTAAAQCPPATPLQIDGVLTTDSRCQSSGTAQVQASGGAAPYTYSIIAGPVTAPPQSGDKFEALANGTYTLQVTDNCNNTVTRNFTIGGTYTTPNTSETLIPPSCQGTADGSMTIQVTGGRAPFTYSLIAPSPVIVTNQAGNVFSNLPAGVYTYRVQDSCGNFQTRTVTLLENTNNTFNITAIKLQWVACDSFYYAYRITSPASASFNAPFRAELRLPNGIVITHTFPVPTAIMNDTFWFRYKHTPLVNPWLTLTVFNACGTSKSVSTYMSPDMTITRLPAGGCSSQYNYTFDLGRDNNPTYPLPIPVHCSTITYTLVNPTGVVVASQVNNSTFSGFPAGNGYKVIREDCCAKDSLIFNWQEIPRLTLDYSLEPSCKEGTAFAQILNSSKVPGTLIVASGPAAITFADGSVHNYIYPDTLHNLFGSADIISLGYLTAGTYTLYYADACGQKDTVDMVISPSMVKQVTFDANLVKGCVNDNKIIYNGTGNVADFDYITINGSITATQLVTQTDFKDSAVNLQPGLYQVDYNYGGSPANYLLQGMADFGCDVISRNIHIPVYQQPWLQPQTAVSHCGTDRIVSLQPDSNRGVLPFQYQITAGPGAAPAQSNPVFNNLPKGMYTIQMTDACGNSYSNNIAIDTMINTGLSLTYECQFDYVLGDVAYNRFYTPTWQYPNSTVSSNPLLYISPITKFDTGYYKLTITSNINGCVTTRDTTIRVDLCILLAERPTGNRPGSSAGSNEGKLWVYPVPAPRQAPVRVQYARAAKHARLQVIDLQGRTVLQQNVDYKSTQTSLNLGKLPAGTYLLVYINKDQREIAKMVLQ; this is translated from the coding sequence ATGTATCCATTATTACGGAAAATGCTGTGGGGCTGCCTGGTATTGCTGATAAAGACCGCTGCGGCCCAATGCCCGCCGGCCACACCTTTACAAATTGATGGGGTGCTCACCACCGACAGCCGGTGCCAGTCATCAGGCACTGCTCAGGTGCAGGCATCAGGCGGCGCTGCTCCCTACACGTATTCCATCATTGCCGGACCGGTAACGGCGCCTCCCCAATCGGGCGACAAATTTGAAGCACTGGCCAATGGCACTTATACCTTACAGGTTACTGATAACTGTAACAATACAGTAACCCGCAACTTTACCATCGGTGGTACCTATACCACGCCCAATACATCTGAAACGCTTATCCCGCCTTCTTGTCAGGGTACTGCCGATGGTTCCATGACCATCCAGGTAACCGGCGGCAGGGCGCCGTTTACGTATTCACTCATAGCGCCATCGCCGGTGATTGTGACCAACCAGGCAGGCAATGTTTTCAGCAACCTGCCCGCAGGCGTATATACCTACCGGGTACAGGACAGTTGTGGTAATTTTCAAACAAGGACTGTGACCTTGCTGGAGAATACCAACAATACCTTCAACATTACTGCTATAAAATTGCAATGGGTAGCCTGCGACTCTTTCTATTATGCTTATCGCATCACTTCCCCTGCAAGCGCCAGCTTCAATGCCCCTTTCCGGGCCGAGCTTAGATTGCCCAATGGTATAGTGATCACGCATACCTTCCCGGTGCCCACCGCTATCATGAACGATACCTTCTGGTTCAGGTACAAACATACACCGCTGGTGAACCCCTGGCTTACACTCACGGTGTTCAATGCCTGCGGAACATCCAAAAGTGTATCCACCTATATGAGTCCTGACATGACGATTACAAGACTTCCGGCCGGCGGATGCAGCAGTCAATACAACTATACCTTTGACCTGGGCAGGGATAACAATCCCACCTACCCGCTTCCTATACCGGTACATTGCAGCACCATCACCTACACATTGGTCAATCCTACAGGCGTGGTGGTAGCCTCGCAGGTGAATAATTCTACTTTTTCAGGCTTTCCCGCGGGGAATGGTTATAAAGTAATCCGCGAAGATTGTTGTGCCAAAGACTCCCTGATCTTCAATTGGCAGGAAATTCCCCGGTTAACCCTGGACTATTCCCTGGAGCCCTCCTGTAAGGAAGGCACCGCCTTCGCCCAGATCCTGAATTCCAGCAAAGTACCCGGTACACTCATTGTGGCTTCGGGGCCTGCCGCTATTACCTTTGCCGATGGCTCGGTACACAACTATATTTATCCGGATACGTTGCATAACCTGTTTGGCAGTGCCGACATTATTAGCCTTGGCTACCTGACCGCAGGTACCTACACACTTTACTATGCAGATGCCTGCGGACAAAAAGACACAGTAGATATGGTGATCTCTCCCTCCATGGTTAAGCAGGTAACTTTTGACGCCAACCTGGTGAAAGGTTGTGTAAATGATAACAAGATCATTTACAACGGTACTGGCAACGTGGCCGATTTTGATTATATAACCATCAACGGAAGCATTACTGCCACGCAGCTTGTTACCCAAACTGATTTCAAAGACTCGGCTGTTAACCTGCAGCCCGGTCTTTACCAGGTAGATTATAATTATGGGGGCAGTCCCGCCAATTATTTATTACAGGGAATGGCAGATTTTGGTTGCGATGTCATCTCCCGCAACATCCATATCCCTGTTTACCAGCAGCCATGGTTGCAGCCTCAGACAGCCGTGAGCCATTGCGGAACGGACAGGATCGTGAGCCTGCAACCCGACAGCAACAGAGGCGTACTTCCTTTTCAATACCAGATCACTGCAGGACCAGGGGCCGCCCCTGCACAATCCAATCCTGTTTTCAATAATCTGCCCAAAGGAATGTATACGATACAAATGACAGATGCCTGCGGAAACAGTTATTCCAACAATATAGCTATTGACACCATGATCAATACAGGTTTATCACTCACCTATGAGTGTCAGTTTGATTATGTCCTGGGAGATGTTGCCTATAACCGTTTTTATACGCCAACCTGGCAATACCCCAACAGCACTGTTAGTAGCAATCCATTGTTGTATATCTCACCAATCACAAAGTTTGATACCGGCTATTACAAGCTGACCATCACCAGCAATATTAATGGCTGTGTTACTACCAGAGATACTACGATCCGTGTGGACCTGTGCATCCTATTAGCCGAAAGGCCAACCGGTAACAGGCCCGGTTCATCCGCGGGATCTAATGAAGGAAAGTTATGGGTATACCCGGTACCTGCTCCCCGCCAGGCGCCGGTGCGGGTTCAATATGCCCGCGCAGCGAAGCATGCCCGCTTACAGGTAATAGACCTGCAGGGCAGGACCGTGTTGCAACAAAATGTGGATTACAAATCCACACAAACCAGCTTAAACCTGGGCAAACTGCCCGCAGGCACTTACCTGCTGGTATATATCAATAAAGATCAAAGGGAGATCGCCAAAATGGTGTTACAATAG